One genomic window of Desulfovibrio subterraneus includes the following:
- a CDS encoding ABC transporter substrate-binding protein: MNRSGLVLLLLIVFSATASLAADPIRIGAIFSSTGPASFLGEPEKNSLEMAAHSINASGGILGRQVEIIQYDDETEVNKCVLAVEKLARKDEVKAIIGPTTSGNTLAVVRNMARYGIPLISCASSDKIVQPVNPWVFKVAPSDSFAIERLLDYIHTTGAKRIAILTVSDGYGQSGRAALQTLIPQMGYELVADEVYGPKDTDTTAQLTKIRGLSADAIICWGTNPGPAVVARNHRQLGMEAPLYMSHGVASKKFMELAGDAAEGIILPAGRLIVAGQLEDGHPQKAMLISYEKQYGEQYKAAVSTFGGHAWDAMLLLKAAIEKAGSDDPKAIRDALESLTGVVGTAGIFNFSAQDHNGLDKSAFEIIRIEGGDWKIVR, translated from the coding sequence ATGAATCGTTCCGGCCTTGTTCTCCTTTTACTCATCGTTTTTTCGGCAACCGCTTCACTGGCGGCGGACCCCATCCGCATCGGCGCCATTTTCTCCAGCACCGGACCGGCATCCTTTCTTGGCGAGCCGGAAAAGAACAGCCTGGAAATGGCGGCGCACTCCATCAACGCTTCCGGGGGCATACTCGGCAGGCAGGTCGAGATCATCCAGTATGATGACGAGACTGAAGTCAACAAATGCGTACTTGCCGTGGAAAAGCTGGCCCGCAAGGATGAGGTGAAGGCCATCATCGGCCCCACCACCTCGGGCAATACGCTTGCCGTTGTCCGGAATATGGCCCGCTACGGCATTCCGCTCATCTCATGCGCGTCTTCGGACAAGATCGTGCAGCCGGTGAACCCGTGGGTCTTCAAGGTTGCCCCTTCCGACAGCTTTGCCATCGAGCGGCTGCTTGACTACATACACACCACCGGCGCCAAGCGGATTGCCATTCTCACCGTATCGGACGGCTACGGTCAGTCCGGCCGCGCCGCTCTGCAGACCCTGATTCCACAAATGGGCTACGAGCTTGTGGCTGATGAAGTGTACGGCCCCAAGGATACGGACACGACAGCCCAGCTGACCAAAATACGCGGGCTTTCCGCCGATGCCATCATCTGCTGGGGCACCAATCCCGGTCCTGCCGTTGTTGCCCGCAATCACCGCCAGTTGGGAATGGAAGCCCCTCTCTACATGAGCCACGGCGTTGCTTCCAAGAAATTCATGGAGCTTGCCGGCGATGCGGCAGAAGGCATCATCCTTCCGGCTGGCCGCCTCATCGTTGCCGGCCAGCTTGAAGACGGACACCCGCAGAAGGCCATGCTCATCAGCTACGAAAAGCAGTATGGCGAGCAGTACAAGGCTGCCGTGTCCACCTTCGGCGGTCATGCGTGGGATGCCATGCTCCTGCTCAAGGCCGCCATTGAAAAGGCCGGTTCCGATGACCCCAAAGCCATTCGCGATGCCCTTGAATCACTCACCGGCGTGGTCGGCACGGCAGGCATTTTCAACTTCTCCGCACAGGACCATAACGGTCTGGACAAGTCCGCTTTCGAAATCATCCGCATAGAAGGCGGCGACTGGAAGATCGTCCGCTAA
- a CDS encoding sigma-54-dependent transcriptional regulator, translated as MRILIVDDNTTSLQSLRIVLSDLGHEPAPFTDPQLALEEARRNRYPLIITDIRMPRMDGLTLLKELKGSPDTETCDVVLITGHGDMETAVGALRHGAYDYLNKPINARELAAVVERSAEHQALLSENRDLRQHLDSRVNEVAGTLRRDLDEARTLLREVSGIGTVVSQSPATERVMNDARMFHNDPSVPVLIEGETGTGKEIIARLIHFGESGCEHPFVAINCAAIPHELFESELFGHEAGAYTGSRAGGSPGKLELAAGGTLFLDEVAEMPLTLQPKLLRVLEERTFYRVGGIRKREFRARVICAANIDLAGQVERGHFRRDLYHRLKVGHLVIPPLRERQEDIPALAGLFLKRQAERKRKKFTSISSEAMDVLLRHMWRGNVRELENTIERAVLVNDDPILKPEHIAFLNMDRSLHCGAESMGTIPLDIENLELPEAPIDLEALTTAIVQKALDRFDGNKSKAAAYLGISRFALHRRLQK; from the coding sequence ATGCGCATACTGATAGTTGACGACAACACCACAAGCCTTCAGAGCCTGCGTATTGTTCTCAGCGATCTTGGTCACGAACCTGCACCGTTCACCGACCCGCAGCTTGCTCTGGAAGAAGCCAGACGCAACCGGTATCCGCTCATCATAACGGACATCCGCATGCCGCGCATGGACGGCCTGACGCTGCTCAAGGAACTGAAGGGCTCGCCGGATACCGAAACGTGTGACGTTGTGCTCATAACCGGTCACGGGGATATGGAAACGGCGGTGGGTGCTTTGCGGCACGGGGCCTATGACTATCTGAACAAGCCCATCAACGCCCGAGAACTTGCGGCGGTGGTGGAGCGAAGCGCCGAACATCAGGCGCTGCTCTCAGAAAACCGTGACCTCAGACAGCATCTGGATTCCCGTGTAAACGAGGTGGCCGGCACCCTGCGGCGCGATCTGGACGAAGCACGCACCCTGCTGCGCGAAGTATCCGGCATAGGAACCGTGGTATCACAGTCACCGGCTACCGAGCGGGTCATGAACGATGCCCGCATGTTTCACAACGATCCCTCCGTTCCGGTTCTCATTGAAGGAGAAACCGGCACCGGCAAGGAAATCATCGCCCGCCTTATCCATTTCGGCGAGAGCGGTTGTGAGCATCCCTTTGTGGCCATCAACTGTGCCGCCATCCCCCACGAGCTGTTTGAAAGCGAATTGTTCGGACACGAAGCAGGCGCGTACACGGGCAGCCGTGCCGGTGGCTCGCCGGGCAAACTTGAACTTGCAGCCGGTGGCACACTGTTCCTCGACGAAGTGGCGGAAATGCCTCTCACCCTGCAACCCAAGCTGCTGCGTGTTCTGGAAGAGCGCACGTTCTACCGCGTCGGGGGCATCCGCAAACGGGAATTCAGAGCCCGCGTCATCTGTGCAGCCAACATAGACCTTGCCGGACAGGTCGAACGCGGACACTTCCGCCGCGACCTGTACCACAGACTGAAAGTCGGCCATCTGGTCATTCCTCCGCTCCGGGAACGTCAGGAGGACATACCCGCCCTTGCCGGACTGTTCCTCAAACGACAGGCAGAGAGAAAACGCAAAAAGTTCACATCCATATCCTCCGAGGCCATGGACGTGCTGCTTCGGCATATGTGGCGCGGTAATGTGCGGGAACTTGAAAACACCATAGAACGGGCCGTGCTCGTGAATGATGACCCAATTCTCAAACCCGAGCACATCGCCTTCCTGAACATGGACCGCAGTCTCCACTGCGGAGCGGAAAGCATGGGAACAATTCCGCTGGATATAGAAAATCTGGAACTGCCTGAAGCTCCCATCGACCTTGAGGCGCTCACCACCGCCATCGTCCAGAAGGCGCTTGACCGCTTTGACGGCAACAAGAGCAAGGCAGCCGCCTATCTCGGCATTTCCCGCTTCGCCCTGCACAGGCGACTGCAAAAGTGA
- a CDS encoding PAS domain-containing sensor histidine kinase — MQSQRYPQPHTQCEATPPPQVLRFLRQISDSAAGSNALDLGYAGSFLCPLLGIPRRDILQALTRILCAEPIPAILADQMRKQERGIFEAYTLSLHSPTGHSAEVQVCPRPVMLPDGSETVTATLSLAPADMERQRAVQAERDRLLGLLDRLPAFVSLIAPDYSLRYHNQTFRELFGSHPGQPCYRTLKGRNTPCPTCPPFDVFDTGSLSIYEWTNPANGQAFRIYSYPFTDEDNSPLVLKLGIDISQSKQVQEALVISEARYRSITDNLAVGIAVVDRNMRITAANPLFSQWFGIFIHDRHGPANLPQADELFAAMCPPDIAERTETAEGASPGQADPESLLRSVFIYGRARDMEFSCRLFRPDDPKEEEGIRTLRITACPTRDASNAVDSIILLLEDITERKRVTEQLNRARQLEAMGTLAAGIAHEINQPLSALRLYASGLELLVEQQHAISQDTLLERLGWILREAENIQEIIAHMRSLVMQQDAPPIGRASLNKAVERALGLVGAQLKAHGIQLDLQLAPDLPCALANIVQLEQVVINLVVNAMHALDTIDAARQTEKWIRIVTEQTESGSLRLRVADNGPGLQGLEKRIFDPFFTTKDAGSGMGLGLSIVHTFVEAWHGEITTLPTMQGIGATFIITLHAADTTAGDTDAHTDS; from the coding sequence ATGCAGTCCCAACGATACCCGCAGCCTCATACGCAGTGCGAGGCCACGCCGCCTCCGCAGGTGCTCCGCTTCCTGCGCCAGATAAGCGACTCCGCCGCCGGCAGCAACGCGCTGGATCTGGGGTATGCAGGCTCCTTTCTCTGCCCGCTGCTGGGCATCCCGCGGCGGGATATCCTGCAGGCGCTGACCAGGATACTCTGCGCCGAGCCCATTCCGGCCATACTTGCAGACCAGATGCGTAAACAGGAGCGGGGTATTTTCGAAGCGTACACCCTCAGCCTGCATTCCCCCACAGGACACAGTGCGGAGGTGCAGGTCTGCCCGCGCCCGGTTATGCTGCCGGACGGCAGCGAAACCGTTACAGCCACGCTCAGCCTTGCGCCCGCAGATATGGAAAGGCAACGTGCGGTGCAGGCAGAACGCGACAGACTGCTCGGCCTGCTCGACAGGCTGCCCGCCTTTGTCAGCCTTATCGCACCGGACTATTCCCTCAGGTACCACAACCAGACCTTCCGGGAACTGTTCGGCTCTCATCCGGGCCAGCCGTGCTACAGAACGCTTAAAGGCAGAAACACCCCCTGCCCCACCTGCCCGCCATTCGACGTGTTCGACACCGGCAGCCTTTCCATCTACGAGTGGACCAATCCTGCCAACGGTCAGGCATTCCGCATCTATTCCTATCCTTTCACGGATGAGGACAACTCTCCGCTGGTACTGAAGCTCGGCATTGATATCAGCCAGAGCAAGCAGGTTCAGGAAGCGCTGGTCATATCTGAAGCCCGCTACCGTTCCATCACCGACAACCTTGCGGTGGGCATTGCCGTGGTGGACCGGAACATGCGCATAACAGCCGCAAACCCACTTTTTTCCCAATGGTTCGGCATCTTCATCCACGACAGGCACGGCCCTGCCAACCTGCCGCAGGCCGACGAGCTCTTTGCCGCCATGTGCCCGCCGGATATCGCCGAACGCACCGAAACGGCAGAGGGCGCATCTCCCGGACAGGCAGATCCTGAATCCCTGCTGCGGTCGGTTTTCATCTATGGCAGAGCGCGGGACATGGAATTCTCCTGCCGCCTCTTCCGCCCTGACGACCCCAAGGAAGAAGAGGGTATCCGGACGCTGCGCATTACGGCATGTCCGACAAGAGATGCCTCCAACGCGGTTGATTCCATTATCCTGCTGCTTGAAGACATAACCGAACGCAAACGGGTAACCGAGCAGCTGAACCGTGCCCGGCAACTGGAAGCCATGGGTACCCTTGCGGCAGGCATTGCGCACGAGATTAACCAGCCGCTTTCAGCACTGCGCCTCTACGCCAGCGGTCTTGAGCTTCTGGTGGAACAACAACACGCCATTTCGCAGGATACGCTGCTGGAACGGCTAGGATGGATACTCCGCGAAGCGGAGAATATTCAGGAAATCATCGCGCACATGCGTTCGCTGGTCATGCAGCAGGATGCTCCGCCCATCGGCAGGGCCAGCCTGAACAAGGCCGTGGAACGGGCGTTGGGACTTGTGGGTGCGCAGCTCAAGGCACACGGTATTCAGCTTGATCTGCAGCTTGCTCCGGATCTCCCGTGCGCCCTTGCCAACATTGTGCAGTTGGAGCAGGTTGTCATCAATCTGGTCGTGAACGCCATGCATGCGCTGGACACCATAGATGCTGCACGCCAGACGGAAAAATGGATCCGCATCGTCACGGAGCAGACCGAATCCGGCTCCCTGCGCCTGCGGGTGGCTGACAACGGCCCCGGATTACAGGGGCTGGAAAAACGCATCTTCGATCCGTTTTTCACCACAAAGGATGCGGGGTCAGGCATGGGGCTCGGGCTTTCCATTGTTCACACCTTCGTGGAAGCATGGCACGGCGAGATAACCACCCTTCCCACAATGCAGGGAATCGGGGCCACTTTTATCATAACCTTGCACGCAGCGGATACCACAGCGGGAGACACGGATGCGCATACTGATAGTTGA
- a CDS encoding response regulator, with amino-acid sequence MSLSILVVDDEQIVALDIRRTLERLGYAVPAIVADGETSISKASELRPSLVLMDIRLKGEMDGIQAASIITGKLNIPVIYLTAYSDEATLERAKASNPFGFLIKPFEERELHSTIEIALLKHRSERNLDEARRRAEQDNLAKSGYFADMSHEIRNSLNGIVGMTDLALDTDLSTEQREYLSTVLDSAEHLLSILNDVLDISRIEARKLSLTERPFELAGCVSKAVRTVRPDAEKKGLQLEWRIAPDVPKAMVGDAGRLQQILLNLLGNAIKFTASGGISVEVNTVQDATGPAIPHAPGRQRTLQLLFSVRDTGMGIPEDRQTSIFERYRQVDREGPQDQVGSGLGLAICKELIELMEGAIWVRSRVAHGSTFYFTARLAPTDQPQPERETGAPLLPVEKHLHVLAVDDNLVSRKLLRLLLEKQGHTCVTACNGLEMLAHLAQERFDLVLTNIQMPRMGGLEAVRRIRSGIADGVPQDIPIIAVTAHALKGDRERFLEAGMTDYIAKPIHAARFYRAINRAIHRDASPAEDLPPPDQQRLLHPILDTAGVLERMDGDVTLVREIWQAFLADSADQMLSVRETLRGSSPRLDLTLTEVAIGAAQALQTAARNVGALELSVTVEQCITALRFGERERAEAAIMHVDTVLRHTQSVMDTSMKSLSQPEGETP; translated from the coding sequence ATGTCCCTTTCCATCCTGGTTGTGGATGACGAACAGATCGTTGCACTGGATATCAGGCGTACCCTCGAACGCCTGGGCTATGCTGTCCCGGCCATTGTCGCCGACGGAGAAACCTCCATCAGCAAGGCATCCGAACTGCGGCCGAGCCTTGTCCTCATGGATATCCGCCTGAAGGGCGAGATGGACGGCATTCAGGCCGCAAGCATCATCACGGGCAAGCTCAACATTCCGGTCATCTATCTTACCGCCTATTCGGATGAAGCAACGCTGGAACGGGCCAAGGCGTCCAATCCCTTCGGCTTTCTCATCAAGCCGTTCGAGGAAAGGGAGCTGCATTCCACCATCGAAATAGCCCTGCTCAAACACCGCTCGGAGCGCAACCTTGACGAAGCCCGGCGCAGGGCCGAGCAGGATAACCTTGCCAAATCCGGCTATTTCGCGGACATGAGCCACGAAATTCGCAACTCGCTCAACGGCATTGTCGGCATGACCGATCTTGCCCTTGATACAGACCTTTCCACGGAGCAGCGCGAATATCTTTCCACAGTGCTGGATTCCGCAGAGCATCTGCTCAGCATTCTCAACGACGTGCTGGATATTTCCCGCATCGAGGCCCGTAAACTTTCGCTCACCGAGCGCCCTTTCGAACTTGCAGGGTGCGTTTCGAAAGCCGTGCGCACGGTCCGGCCGGATGCGGAAAAGAAGGGACTGCAACTTGAGTGGCGCATTGCCCCGGACGTTCCCAAGGCCATGGTGGGCGATGCCGGACGCCTGCAGCAGATTCTGCTGAACCTGCTGGGCAATGCCATTAAGTTCACAGCCAGCGGCGGTATTTCCGTGGAAGTGAACACCGTGCAGGATGCCACGGGACCGGCAATCCCTCACGCTCCGGGCAGGCAGCGCACACTGCAGTTGCTGTTCTCCGTGCGTGATACGGGCATGGGCATACCGGAAGACCGGCAGACAAGCATTTTCGAGCGCTACCGGCAGGTGGACAGGGAGGGGCCGCAGGATCAGGTGGGGTCCGGTCTGGGACTTGCCATTTGCAAAGAACTTATCGAACTGATGGAAGGCGCCATATGGGTGAGAAGCCGTGTGGCCCACGGCAGCACCTTCTATTTTACCGCACGGCTGGCCCCGACCGACCAGCCCCAGCCGGAACGCGAAACCGGCGCACCCCTGCTGCCTGTAGAAAAACATCTGCATGTTTTGGCCGTGGATGACAATCTGGTCAGCCGCAAACTCCTGCGCCTGCTGCTGGAAAAGCAGGGGCACACCTGTGTCACCGCGTGCAACGGGCTGGAAATGCTTGCGCACCTTGCGCAGGAGCGGTTCGACCTTGTTCTCACAAACATCCAGATGCCGCGCATGGGCGGCCTTGAGGCCGTGCGCCGCATACGTTCCGGCATTGCGGACGGCGTACCGCAGGACATTCCCATCATCGCGGTTACCGCGCACGCTCTCAAAGGTGACCGGGAGCGGTTTCTCGAAGCCGGAATGACAGACTATATTGCCAAGCCCATCCATGCCGCCCGATTTTACAGAGCCATTAACAGGGCCATCCATCGGGATGCTTCTCCGGCGGAAGACCTGCCCCCGCCGGACCAGCAGCGACTGCTGCACCCCATACTGGACACGGCCGGAGTGCTGGAACGCATGGATGGCGATGTGACCCTTGTCCGTGAAATATGGCAGGCGTTTCTGGCCGATTCGGCCGACCAGATGCTCAGTGTCCGCGAAACTTTGCGGGGATCATCCCCCCGCCTTGACCTGACACTCACTGAAGTCGCCATCGGCGCTGCACAGGCCTTGCAGACGGCCGCACGCAACGTGGGCGCGCTGGAACTTTCCGTCACCGTGGAGCAGTGTATAACAGCCCTGCGATTCGGAGAGCGCGAACGGGCCGAAGCTGCCATAATGCATGTAGATACCGTGCTCAGACACACCCAGAGCGTCATGGACACGAGCATGAAAAGCCTTTCGCAGCCGGAAGGTGAGACACCCTGA
- a CDS encoding TolC family protein: MKRLGALLAAAVFCFGGAASAQARNLGDLLPELLERHERVLAKDSQTKAAAHTVDVSRSGWFPRLDVTSDVSSEQIERPGSQPNDYTSRERNMQRVRGTQLLYDFDATTLRVEQSESLLERSRLEQVSTRQDLLLEGIGAYLDVFKAYKRLEYATRSEERIKQQTGIEETLVQRGAGVSSDVLQAKQQLLGAMALRVNIEGELARARARFRSLFGYAPDMAEINTFEKPVVPADLLPVSPDDAAVAAIDGSPLLKAADATVQASAKQVDIDRTRFYPNFNLFAEARRRENDTGDFGVREDSSVGVEMQWNLFSGFGDEAQLSASRASEAQARYTQADMRRTVEENVRVAWQDLRTSRRNAKLLREQTEILGEFMDMAKRERKLGTRSLLDVLVAEVNYINAVSLALAAETDAIRSGYATLHAMGKLDLSLFANR, from the coding sequence ATGAAACGTCTGGGAGCATTGCTGGCTGCGGCTGTCTTTTGTTTCGGTGGGGCAGCATCGGCGCAGGCCAGAAACCTGGGCGACCTGCTGCCGGAACTGCTGGAAAGGCATGAGCGCGTGCTGGCCAAGGACAGCCAGACGAAAGCTGCCGCGCATACTGTGGATGTGAGCCGTTCCGGCTGGTTCCCCAGACTGGATGTGACGAGCGATGTCTCCAGCGAGCAGATAGAGCGTCCCGGAAGCCAGCCGAACGATTATACGTCCCGCGAGCGGAATATGCAGAGGGTTCGCGGAACCCAGCTGCTCTATGATTTTGATGCCACCACGCTGCGGGTGGAGCAGTCCGAGAGTCTGCTGGAACGCAGCAGGCTGGAGCAGGTTTCCACCAGACAGGATCTTTTGCTGGAAGGCATTGGTGCCTATCTGGATGTCTTCAAGGCCTACAAAAGGCTGGAATATGCCACCCGTTCTGAAGAACGCATAAAGCAGCAGACCGGCATAGAAGAAACGCTGGTGCAGCGCGGAGCGGGCGTTTCGTCCGACGTTCTGCAGGCCAAGCAGCAATTGCTGGGGGCCATGGCGCTGCGGGTGAACATAGAGGGCGAACTGGCCCGCGCCCGTGCACGCTTTCGTTCCCTGTTCGGGTATGCACCCGACATGGCGGAAATAAACACCTTTGAAAAGCCCGTAGTCCCTGCCGATCTGCTTCCTGTTTCCCCCGATGATGCCGCTGTGGCTGCCATAGACGGCAGCCCGCTGCTTAAAGCTGCCGATGCCACCGTGCAGGCAAGCGCCAAGCAGGTGGACATTGACCGCACCCGCTTTTACCCCAATTTCAATCTGTTCGCAGAGGCCCGTCGGCGTGAGAATGACACCGGCGATTTTGGCGTGCGCGAGGATTCCTCCGTCGGTGTCGAGATGCAGTGGAATCTCTTTTCGGGCTTCGGGGACGAGGCTCAGCTGAGCGCTTCCCGTGCTTCGGAGGCACAGGCCCGCTATACGCAGGCTGATATGCGCCGCACGGTTGAAGAAAATGTCCGCGTAGCGTGGCAGGACCTTCGCACCAGCCGCCGCAATGCCAAGCTGTTGAGGGAACAGACGGAGATTCTCGGTGAGTTCATGGATATGGCCAAGCGCGAACGCAAGCTCGGCACCCGTTCCCTGCTGGACGTGCTGGTGGCTGAAGTGAACTACATAAACGCCGTGAGCCTTGCACTGGCAGCGGAAACAGACGCCATCCGCTCCGGTTACGCAACACTGCACGCCATGGGCAAGCTCGATCTTTCCTTGTTTGCAAACCGCTGA
- a CDS encoding LysR family transcriptional regulator ArgP: MLDYKQLEALATVVEEGGFDKAAGRLHITQSAVSQRIRALEDTVGQALLIRSTPVRPTPAGQRLLTHFRKVYHLESDLLADLLPSSDSVPMIALGINEDSLATWFLPALHPFLQANNVLLDLYTDDQEQTHDLLRAGKVAGCVSTRPDPIQGCSCFRLGRMEYQCLATPEFARRWFPHGVTAEGIRQAPAVTFNRKDMLHCRFAQAWNVMPGEFPTHYVPSTEKFVELISASLAYGMVPHPQGLPLTTRGELLPLAPQSHISITLYWHQWSLGTTLIRDLAGALKQGCRDMLLQ; the protein is encoded by the coding sequence ATGCTGGATTACAAACAACTGGAAGCACTGGCCACGGTGGTGGAAGAAGGCGGCTTCGACAAGGCCGCAGGCAGGCTGCACATTACGCAGTCTGCTGTCTCGCAACGCATCCGCGCACTGGAAGACACTGTGGGGCAAGCCTTGCTCATACGGTCCACCCCCGTCAGGCCCACGCCCGCGGGCCAGCGCCTGCTCACGCACTTTCGCAAGGTCTACCATCTGGAATCCGACCTGCTTGCCGACCTGCTCCCCTCGTCGGACAGTGTTCCCATGATTGCGCTGGGCATCAATGAAGACAGCCTCGCCACATGGTTCCTGCCTGCCCTGCATCCTTTTCTGCAGGCAAACAATGTTCTGCTGGACCTGTATACGGATGATCAGGAACAGACGCACGACCTGCTGCGCGCGGGCAAGGTGGCCGGTTGCGTCAGCACCAGACCGGACCCCATTCAGGGCTGCTCCTGCTTCCGTCTCGGCAGAATGGAATACCAGTGCCTCGCCACGCCGGAATTTGCCCGAAGGTGGTTTCCTCACGGCGTAACGGCAGAAGGGATTCGGCAGGCTCCTGCGGTCACCTTCAACCGCAAGGATATGCTGCACTGCCGTTTTGCACAGGCGTGGAACGTGATGCCGGGAGAATTTCCCACCCATTACGTGCCATCCACAGAAAAGTTTGTCGAACTCATCTCCGCAAGCCTTGCCTACGGCATGGTACCGCACCCTCAAGGGTTGCCGCTGACCACACGAGGCGAGCTTTTGCCCCTTGCCCCCCAATCGCACATATCCATCACGCTCTACTGGCACCAATGGAGCCTTGGCACCACGCTCATACGCGACCTTGCCGGGGCATTGAAGCAAGGCTGCCGCGACATGCTGCTGCAATAG
- a CDS encoding LysE/ArgO family amino acid transporter — protein sequence MLGTYIQGMGMGGSLIIAIGAQNAFVFSQGVRQNHPLTIALLCSLCDAILICLGVTGVGTAVAANPVLGRYAALFGAAFLFWYGLGAMRSMLRGGCLKDDAACELTTRRSAVAATLAVTLLNPHVYLDTVVLLGAVSGQYVDDARYVFGAGAATASFLWFFSLSFGGRMMAPFFRSQTAWKVLDGVVCLTMWYIGTGLLMRGLA from the coding sequence ATGTTGGGAACATATATACAGGGCATGGGCATGGGAGGCAGTCTTATCATTGCCATTGGCGCGCAGAATGCCTTTGTCTTTTCACAGGGGGTGCGACAGAATCATCCTCTGACCATCGCACTGCTGTGCAGCCTGTGTGATGCCATTCTTATCTGTCTTGGCGTCACCGGCGTGGGAACGGCCGTGGCTGCCAATCCGGTGCTGGGGCGCTATGCCGCCCTGTTCGGTGCTGCCTTTCTATTCTGGTACGGGCTCGGGGCCATGCGGTCCATGCTCCGTGGGGGCTGCCTGAAAGATGATGCCGCCTGCGAGTTGACCACCCGGCGTTCGGCAGTTGCGGCAACGCTGGCGGTAACCCTGCTCAATCCACACGTCTATCTGGATACTGTTGTTCTGCTGGGCGCGGTGAGCGGGCAGTATGTGGACGATGCGCGCTATGTGTTCGGCGCGGGGGCGGCAACGGCATCCTTTCTGTGGTTCTTTTCGCTTTCCTTCGGTGGCAGGATGATGGCTCCGTTCTTTCGTTCCCAGACCGCATGGAAGGTGCTGGATGGCGTGGTATGCCTCACCATGTGGTATATAGGTACCGGACTGCTGATGCGGGGACTTGCCTGA
- a CDS encoding GAK system CofD-like protein, with protein sequence MQTRKQLITPAPATIPDQTKLARHTGAPEHGPGILFFSGGSALRDVARAITHYTHNTVHLITPFDSGGSSATIREAFNIPALGDIRSRLMALADQSVPDNQAIFDLFSHRLHAKASPELLSEELASLADGTHALFRPLPAARREAICRQLRQFAELMPSGFDLHGASVGNLVLAAAFLANRERFTPAIDFFSRLLNVLGTVLPVVDCNGHLAVRLADGKVLVGQHRFTGKEFPPIRSAIQDIWLTPSLQSASRITTPICDTSAAHIRRADLICYPMGSFYSSIIATLLPHGTGTAIAANPCPKVFVPNTGADPELFGHDLPAQVERLLRTLRSDSPETIADSDVLNIILLDKENGRYKGTLNRDALAARGISVLELPLVNDDSEPYMDGDRLSATLISLCD encoded by the coding sequence ATGCAGACACGGAAACAGCTTATTACGCCGGCGCCCGCCACCATACCGGACCAGACCAAACTGGCGCGGCACACAGGCGCGCCCGAGCATGGACCCGGCATTCTCTTTTTCAGCGGCGGCTCGGCACTGCGGGATGTTGCCCGCGCCATTACGCACTACACGCACAACACGGTGCACCTGATCACGCCGTTCGATTCCGGCGGCAGTTCAGCAACCATACGCGAAGCATTCAACATTCCCGCGCTTGGTGATATCCGCAGCCGCCTCATGGCCCTTGCAGACCAGTCCGTTCCGGACAATCAGGCCATTTTCGACCTGTTCTCCCACCGGCTGCATGCCAAGGCATCCCCCGAACTGCTTTCCGAAGAACTGGCGAGCCTTGCCGATGGTACGCATGCTCTGTTCCGGCCTCTGCCTGCTGCGCGGCGCGAGGCTATCTGCCGGCAGCTCAGGCAATTTGCCGAGCTCATGCCATCCGGCTTTGACCTGCACGGCGCGAGCGTCGGCAATCTGGTGCTTGCCGCAGCCTTTCTGGCAAACAGGGAACGCTTCACCCCTGCCATAGACTTTTTCTCGCGCCTCCTGAACGTTCTCGGCACCGTGCTTCCGGTTGTGGACTGCAACGGACATCTGGCCGTGCGCCTTGCCGACGGAAAAGTGCTGGTGGGCCAGCACCGTTTCACGGGCAAGGAATTCCCGCCCATTCGGAGCGCCATTCAGGATATCTGGCTCACGCCTTCGCTGCAGAGCGCCAGCCGCATCACCACCCCCATCTGCGACACCTCGGCGGCGCATATCCGGCGGGCAGACCTTATCTGCTACCCCATGGGCAGTTTCTATTCCAGCATCATTGCCACGCTTCTGCCCCACGGCACAGGCACGGCCATTGCCGCCAACCCCTGCCCCAAGGTCTTTGTGCCCAACACGGGCGCAGACCCTGAACTGTTCGGGCACGATCTGCCTGCACAGGTGGAACGCCTGCTGCGTACCCTGCGCAGCGATTCACCCGAAACCATTGCCGACAGCGATGTTCTGAACATCATTCTGCTGGACAAGGAAAACGGGCGATACAAAGGTACCCTGAACAGGGATGCCCTTGCCGCCCGTGGCATTTCGGTTCTTGAACTGCCGCTGGTCAACGATGACAGCGAACCGTATATGGATGGCGACCGGCTTTCCGCCACCCTGATCTCTCTCTGCGACTAA